One genomic window of Catenulispora sp. EB89 includes the following:
- a CDS encoding GNAT family N-acetyltransferase yields MLADGPVRLRPLALSDAPAWRELKERNRSWLTRWEATVPPGDTSGRITFRQMVRRLRTEALAGRMLPFAIDYAEPPDPSDLPDDELADYELSGHSRRGRRPAGKPAAPAVHRLVGQLTVSSITWGSLRSANVGYWVDETVAGRGITPTAVALAVDHCFRAAGMHRIEVCIRPENAASLRVVHKLGFRSEGLRRAYLHIDGDWRDHEAFALTAEEVPDGLLARWHVTLSSTGSTPTG; encoded by the coding sequence GTGCTGGCCGACGGACCGGTACGGCTGCGCCCGCTGGCGCTGTCCGACGCCCCGGCGTGGCGCGAGCTCAAGGAGCGGAACCGGAGCTGGCTGACCCGCTGGGAGGCCACCGTGCCGCCCGGCGACACCAGCGGGCGGATCACCTTCCGGCAGATGGTGCGGCGGCTGCGCACCGAGGCGCTGGCCGGTCGGATGCTGCCGTTCGCCATCGACTACGCCGAGCCCCCGGACCCGAGCGACCTGCCGGACGACGAGCTCGCCGACTATGAGCTGTCCGGGCACTCCCGCCGCGGACGCCGCCCCGCCGGCAAGCCGGCCGCGCCGGCCGTGCACCGCCTGGTCGGCCAGCTCACCGTCTCCAGCATCACCTGGGGCTCGCTGCGCTCGGCCAACGTCGGCTACTGGGTCGACGAGACCGTCGCCGGCCGCGGCATCACCCCGACCGCCGTCGCCCTGGCCGTCGACCACTGCTTCCGGGCCGCCGGCATGCACCGGATCGAGGTCTGCATCCGGCCGGAGAACGCGGCGAGCCTGCGCGTGGTCCACAAGCTCGGCTTCCGCTCCGAGGGGCTGCGCCGCGCGTATCTGCACATCGACGGCGACTGGCGCGACCACGAGGCGTTCGCGCTGACCGCCGAGGAGGTGCCCGACGGGCTGCTCGCCCGCTGGCACGTCACTCTTTCGAGCACCGGCTCTACTCCGACAGGGTGA
- a CDS encoding acyl-CoA thioesterase/BAAT N-terminal domain-containing protein, protein MAAIAGVLIAGCGGGGSGSAQGAVSGGGLRFSVSAASPGVYDPVDVRLSGLKPGAAVTITSDSADFDEVHWHGSGQFQADASGVVDVAKQPSTAGTYTGVDEMGLLWSMDAPQPADSSAVYFGSNCSAPFVVTLTAVVGKASATTTLTRLWQVPGVTTTALSVAADGFEGRLAMPSSGGGTRPAVLLFGGSEGGNLETCRAEMLAEKGFPALAVGYFGEPGTPKTLNDIPIEYFAKAAKYLAGQPGVDRGHIIVLSLSRGSEAALLLAQNYPDLIHGAIVMAPSAQVGPGFPTGPHGWTLGGVGLPTDETIPVDKISGPVLALTGVDDKLWGSFIWAPQIMRELDAAHNPFPHKAVLYPNAGHDMVDDPWMPGIGHLDERGGTRPGNVAAASESWDQILSFLRGLPR, encoded by the coding sequence GTGGCCGCGATCGCGGGGGTTCTGATCGCCGGGTGTGGTGGCGGCGGAAGTGGTTCGGCGCAGGGGGCGGTGTCTGGGGGCGGGCTCCGGTTCAGCGTGAGTGCTGCTTCGCCCGGGGTTTACGATCCGGTGGATGTGCGGCTGTCCGGGCTCAAGCCTGGCGCGGCTGTCACCATCACGTCCGACAGTGCGGATTTTGATGAGGTCCACTGGCATGGCAGCGGCCAGTTCCAGGCGGATGCGTCGGGTGTGGTGGATGTGGCCAAGCAGCCTTCGACGGCGGGCACCTATACCGGTGTGGACGAGATGGGCTTGCTGTGGTCCATGGATGCGCCGCAGCCTGCCGACAGTTCTGCCGTCTACTTCGGTAGCAACTGTTCCGCGCCGTTCGTGGTCACGCTGACGGCGGTTGTCGGCAAAGCCTCGGCCACCACGACTCTGACCCGCCTGTGGCAGGTCCCGGGCGTCACCACCACGGCGCTCTCGGTGGCGGCGGATGGCTTCGAGGGCAGGCTGGCCATGCCGTCGTCCGGGGGCGGTACCCGGCCGGCGGTGCTGCTCTTCGGCGGGTCCGAGGGCGGGAATCTCGAGACCTGCCGGGCGGAGATGCTGGCGGAGAAGGGGTTTCCGGCTCTGGCCGTGGGTTATTTCGGCGAGCCTGGTACGCCCAAGACGCTGAACGACATCCCGATCGAGTACTTCGCGAAGGCGGCCAAGTACCTCGCCGGCCAACCCGGTGTCGATCGCGGTCACATCATCGTGCTGAGTCTGTCGCGGGGGTCTGAGGCGGCGCTGCTTCTGGCGCAGAACTACCCCGATCTCATTCACGGCGCGATCGTCATGGCGCCGAGCGCCCAGGTCGGCCCGGGGTTTCCGACGGGTCCCCACGGATGGACCCTGGGCGGTGTCGGGCTGCCCACGGACGAGACGATCCCGGTCGACAAGATCAGCGGTCCGGTTCTGGCGCTCACGGGAGTCGATGACAAACTCTGGGGATCGTTCATTTGGGCCCCGCAGATCATGAGGGAACTCGATGCCGCCCACAACCCGTTCCCGCACAAGGCCGTGCTCTATCCGAATGCGGGACACGACATGGTCGACGACCCGTGGATGCCGGGGATAGGGCACCTCGACGAGCGTGGCGGCACGCGTCCGGGGAATGTCGCCGCCGCGAGTGAATCGTGGGACCAGATCCTCAGCTTTCTGCGAGGGCTGCCGCGCTGA
- a CDS encoding molybdenum cofactor biosynthesis protein B, with protein sequence MRRAMVVTVSNRAAQGVYADTTGPIIVERLTELGFAAAGPEVVPDGAPVEAALRRMLSLGYDAIVTTGGTGISPTDQTPEMTRRVLDYEVPGIAEAIRAEGLPKVPTAALSRGTAGVAGNTLIVNLPGSPGGVRDGMAVLGRILGHALDQLHGGDH encoded by the coding sequence ATGCGGCGCGCGATGGTCGTGACGGTGTCCAACCGTGCGGCGCAGGGCGTGTACGCCGACACCACGGGCCCGATCATCGTGGAGCGGCTGACCGAGCTCGGGTTCGCGGCCGCGGGCCCCGAGGTGGTGCCCGACGGGGCGCCGGTGGAGGCCGCGCTGCGGCGGATGCTCTCGCTCGGGTACGACGCGATCGTCACCACCGGAGGGACCGGCATCTCGCCGACGGATCAGACCCCGGAGATGACGCGGCGGGTGCTCGACTACGAGGTGCCGGGGATCGCCGAGGCGATCCGCGCCGAGGGGCTGCCGAAGGTGCCGACCGCGGCGTTGTCGCGGGGCACGGCCGGGGTCGCCGGCAACACTCTCATCGTCAACCTGCCCGGCTCGCCCGGCGGCGTGCGCGACGGCATGGCGGTGCTCGGGCGGATCCTCGGGCACGCGCTCGACCAGCTGCACGGGGGCGACCACTGA
- a CDS encoding YccF domain-containing protein: MRFILNIIWLVLCGFWMALGYVVAGIICCVLIITIPWGLASFRIANYALWPFGRTIVSKPTAGAMSFIGNVIWFIVAGLWLAIGHAVTGVLLCLTVIGIPLGIANFKLIPVSLAPLGKEIVTTQQADYRYGYR, encoded by the coding sequence ATGCGCTTCATCCTGAACATCATCTGGCTGGTGCTCTGCGGGTTCTGGATGGCCTTGGGCTACGTGGTGGCCGGGATCATCTGCTGCGTGCTGATCATCACCATCCCCTGGGGGCTGGCCTCGTTCCGCATCGCGAACTACGCGCTGTGGCCCTTCGGGCGGACCATCGTCTCCAAGCCGACTGCCGGTGCCATGTCGTTCATCGGGAACGTCATCTGGTTCATCGTCGCGGGCTTGTGGCTGGCCATCGGTCACGCGGTGACCGGTGTGCTGCTCTGCCTGACCGTGATCGGCATCCCGCTGGGCATCGCGAACTTCAAGCTCATCCCGGTCTCGCTGGCCCCGCTCGGCAAGGAGATCGTCACCACCCAGCAGGCCGACTACCGGTACGGATACCGCTGA